Proteins from a single region of Pseudarthrobacter sp. NIBRBAC000502772:
- a CDS encoding Abi family protein: MAAAHQTPIELVLQHRISLERLAPYIRETPTLHEAIRLYRWNIDLSGAVYEALHVFEVVLRNALDEQLCIWNASQMDPDTGRSHSSDWLIDPSALLLRVAGRDIPDARRRALKSTTRRPQGQRDPLHADILAAMSLGTWRFILPGRHDAGKQRLWDEALHEAFPHLRRTPRELERAVEGVYHLRNRVAHLEPIINSNVRAQLVNMRTVIGAIDPQLLSWFTSTERISPSLTTRPAPT, translated from the coding sequence ATGGCCGCAGCGCACCAAACACCAATCGAACTGGTCCTTCAGCACAGGATCAGCCTCGAGCGCCTGGCACCGTACATCCGCGAGACACCCACCCTGCATGAGGCGATTCGGCTCTACCGTTGGAACATTGACCTCTCAGGCGCCGTCTACGAAGCCCTGCACGTCTTCGAAGTCGTCCTCCGCAACGCCTTGGACGAACAACTCTGCATCTGGAACGCCTCCCAGATGGATCCTGACACCGGCCGGAGTCATTCATCAGACTGGCTCATCGACCCGAGCGCCTTGCTACTCCGCGTCGCCGGCCGCGACATCCCTGACGCCAGACGTCGTGCACTCAAATCGACCACACGCAGACCACAGGGCCAACGAGACCCCCTCCACGCAGACATCCTTGCCGCGATGTCCCTCGGAACCTGGCGCTTCATCCTGCCCGGGCGCCACGACGCCGGCAAACAACGCCTCTGGGACGAAGCACTCCACGAAGCATTTCCACACCTACGCAGAACACCACGCGAACTCGAACGGGCAGTTGAGGGCGTCTACCACCTCCGGAACCGGGTAGCCCACCTGGAACCCATCATCAACAGCAACGTCCGAGCCCAACTAGTCAATATGCGAACCGTTATCGGCGCCATCGACCCGCAACTCCTCTCCTGGTTCACCAGCACCGAACGCATCAGCCCATCACTCACGACGCGCCCCGCCCCCACCTAG
- a CDS encoding DUF6454 family protein yields the protein MKMKRVLAIAAIAAATLTAGTSAGATNGQTPKGLTAEAAAFTKVDRNTQWDQVQKLKLDFPTFHPQGMSLVGDNIFLSSVEILEPTVRFPSPVDGYDRTTGKGRGHVFVIDRQGKLLKDIVLGEDTIYHPGGTDFDGEKVWVPVAEYRPNSSSIVYTIDPDTYEVTEQFRQADHVGGVVADRKTNRISGVSWGSRKLFTWNNQGRLLGTQANPSHFIDYQDCEYAGAGHQLCSGVTSLKTADGNPFELGGLALTDLTDGTIVHEVPFQKFSTAGHSMTRNPVALESDGGVLRLFAAPDDGEEVAGTELFVFEARP from the coding sequence ATGAAGATGAAGCGCGTCCTGGCCATCGCAGCAATCGCAGCGGCCACCCTGACAGCCGGAACCTCCGCTGGGGCCACCAACGGGCAAACCCCTAAGGGCCTCACGGCAGAAGCAGCGGCCTTCACGAAGGTGGACCGCAACACCCAGTGGGACCAGGTCCAGAAGCTCAAGCTGGACTTCCCGACCTTCCACCCGCAGGGCATGTCGCTGGTCGGCGACAACATATTCCTCAGCAGCGTCGAGATCCTTGAACCGACCGTGCGCTTCCCCTCGCCCGTCGACGGCTACGACCGCACTACCGGCAAGGGCCGCGGCCACGTCTTCGTCATCGACCGGCAGGGAAAGCTGCTGAAAGACATCGTCCTGGGTGAGGACACGATCTACCACCCGGGCGGCACGGACTTCGACGGTGAGAAGGTCTGGGTTCCCGTGGCCGAGTACCGGCCCAACAGCAGTTCCATTGTCTACACAATCGATCCAGACACCTACGAGGTCACGGAGCAGTTCCGTCAGGCGGACCACGTCGGCGGTGTGGTCGCCGACCGCAAGACCAACCGAATCAGCGGCGTCAGCTGGGGTTCCCGCAAGCTGTTCACTTGGAATAACCAAGGCAGGCTCCTGGGGACGCAGGCCAACCCGAGTCACTTCATCGACTACCAGGACTGCGAGTACGCCGGAGCCGGGCACCAGCTCTGCTCGGGTGTTACCAGCCTCAAGACTGCTGACGGTAACCCGTTCGAGCTCGGCGGCCTCGCCCTGACCGACCTCACAGATGGAACAATCGTCCACGAGGTCCCCTTCCAGAAATTCTCCACCGCCGGGCACTCGATGACCCGCAACCCGGTTGCCCTCGAATCTGACGGCGGCGTGCTGCGCCTGTTCGCCGCCCCCGATGACGGCGAAGAAGTCGCTGGAACCGAACTCTTCGTCTTCGAAGCGCGCCCCTGA
- a CDS encoding NADPH:quinone reductase: protein MKAIVYRATGDPSVLELVDRESRDPARGEVRIRIIVSAVNPTDWKSRRGAKLGEPLPFAEVVPNQDGAGVVDAVGPGVEHLHVGDRVWLALAAYQRADGGTAQEFAVLPAERVFPLPENAGFDLGASLGVPAITAHRALTIAEDGPRRLHPGTLDGKVVLVAGGAGAVGHAAIQLAKWAGAVVITTVSGPAKAALVTAAGADHVINYRETDAATEIRRIAPNGVDQIVEVAPAQNAELDLAVIRNRGSIAVYANNGGDQISLNVRRHFSLNVRYQFVLLYTVGMAAVHAAAEDINAAIVDGALPVGEAAGLPLHRFDLADTAAAHAAVEESIVGKVLIDVSSG, encoded by the coding sequence ATGAAAGCAATCGTGTACCGTGCCACGGGCGATCCGTCTGTCCTCGAGCTCGTCGACCGCGAGAGCCGCGATCCGGCGCGCGGGGAAGTGCGCATAAGGATCATCGTGTCCGCAGTGAACCCCACCGACTGGAAGTCGCGCCGCGGCGCCAAACTGGGCGAGCCACTGCCCTTCGCGGAGGTCGTGCCGAACCAAGACGGCGCCGGAGTGGTGGACGCCGTCGGACCCGGCGTCGAGCATCTCCACGTCGGTGACAGGGTTTGGCTAGCCCTGGCTGCCTACCAGCGCGCCGACGGCGGGACAGCCCAGGAGTTCGCCGTCCTGCCGGCCGAGCGGGTCTTTCCGCTCCCGGAGAACGCCGGGTTCGACCTCGGCGCAAGCCTGGGCGTACCCGCGATCACCGCTCACCGGGCCCTGACCATCGCCGAGGACGGCCCGCGGCGGCTGCACCCGGGAACCTTGGACGGCAAAGTAGTTCTCGTCGCGGGAGGGGCCGGCGCCGTGGGCCATGCGGCAATCCAGCTCGCCAAGTGGGCCGGCGCCGTCGTGATCACGACCGTAAGCGGACCGGCGAAGGCTGCGCTGGTCACGGCCGCCGGCGCCGATCACGTCATCAACTACCGGGAAACCGACGCGGCCACGGAGATCCGCCGGATCGCTCCCAACGGCGTCGACCAGATCGTGGAGGTGGCACCCGCGCAGAACGCCGAACTCGACCTGGCAGTGATCCGCAACCGCGGCTCTATCGCGGTCTACGCCAACAACGGCGGTGACCAGATAAGCCTGAACGTGCGCAGGCATTTCAGCCTCAATGTCCGCTACCAGTTCGTGCTGCTCTACACCGTTGGCATGGCGGCGGTGCACGCCGCCGCCGAGGACATCAATGCGGCCATCGTCGACGGCGCCCTTCCGGTGGGAGAGGCCGCAGGCCTGCCGCTGCATCGCTTTGACCTGGCGGACACGGCTGCGGCCCACGCAGCGGTGGAAGAGAGCATCGTCGGCAAGGTGCTGATCGATGTGTCATCGGGCTAG
- a CDS encoding transposase — protein sequence MHLICDNYQTHKTSVVKAWLQNHLRFHMHFTATYSSWLNQVERFFSFVTEDLLRRSDHRSVQALESDIRKWISGWKSSPTPFTRTKTAEQILHRPTSEPNFSRRTLALRSPTRSVPRLHGAMIPAGLPMRYRLAR from the coding sequence GTGCACCTGATCTGCGACAACTACCAGACCCACAAGACATCTGTTGTGAAAGCGTGGCTGCAGAACCACCTGCGGTTCCACATGCATTTCACAGCGACGTACTCATCCTGGCTAAACCAGGTGGAGAGGTTCTTCAGCTTCGTCACCGAGGACCTGTTGCGTCGCAGCGATCACCGCAGCGTCCAGGCGCTCGAGTCCGACATCCGCAAATGGATCAGCGGATGGAAGTCCAGCCCTACACCGTTCACCCGGACCAAAACAGCAGAACAGATCCTTCATCGGCCGACTTCTGAACCGAATTTCAGCCGCAGGACACTAGCCCTCCGCAGTCCGACCCGCTCAGTTCCTCGGCTGCACGGCGCAATGATCCCCGCGGGGCTCCCGATGCGTTATCGGCTAGCCCGATGA
- the fahA gene encoding fumarylacetoacetase, producing the protein MKLNETHDPARRSWVTSANDTSSDFPIQNLPLGIFSEGARGVPRVGMAIGDQILDLTAAHELGLLPKSVPVEAVRAQSLNLLFALGQLTLHDLRKAAGSLLDSGPSGNIARMQAASLLKAQTSCQLHRPTAPSNYTDFYAGIHHARAAGAQLTPDDPLPANYKWVPIAYHGRASSVHVSGAEVYRPIGQQPPKRPGAAPEFGPCEALDLELEMGFYIAAGNRQGTSIPIDRAADHIAGFSLLNDWSARDVQRWEMFPLGPFLSKSFATSVSAWVVTAEALLPFRAPALQRPDGDPTPLPYLFNRQDQADGGIDVALRVLLSTSKMRAAAEVPVEIIVSNARYLYWTPAQMVAHHTINGCNLLPGDLIGTGTISGPTDAELGSMLELTVGATRPVTLPNGERRTFLLDGDQITLLGRCERAGFVPIGFGACSGTIVGIQEAEAEIEIREDVDRFTDKSEVVYTVDGDPGAAPPPADKCVTLAR; encoded by the coding sequence ATGAAGCTCAACGAAACGCACGACCCCGCTCGCAGGAGCTGGGTGACGTCGGCAAACGATACAAGCAGCGACTTCCCCATCCAGAATCTGCCGCTGGGGATCTTCAGTGAAGGCGCGAGAGGCGTTCCGCGTGTGGGGATGGCCATCGGGGACCAGATTCTCGACCTCACCGCCGCCCACGAGCTCGGCTTGCTTCCGAAGTCGGTTCCGGTCGAGGCCGTGCGCGCACAGTCGCTGAACCTACTCTTCGCCCTCGGGCAGCTCACCTTGCACGACCTCCGCAAGGCCGCTGGCTCGCTTCTGGATTCCGGGCCGTCCGGGAACATCGCACGGATGCAGGCGGCAAGCCTGCTGAAGGCCCAGACATCCTGCCAACTTCACCGTCCGACGGCACCTTCGAACTACACCGACTTCTACGCCGGCATCCATCACGCGCGAGCAGCGGGCGCACAGCTGACCCCCGACGATCCGCTGCCCGCGAACTACAAATGGGTCCCGATTGCGTATCATGGCCGCGCTTCCTCGGTGCATGTCAGCGGCGCGGAGGTCTATCGCCCTATCGGGCAACAGCCGCCCAAGCGTCCCGGCGCCGCTCCCGAATTCGGACCATGCGAGGCACTGGATCTCGAACTCGAGATGGGGTTCTACATCGCAGCCGGGAACCGCCAGGGAACCTCGATTCCCATCGACCGGGCGGCCGACCACATCGCGGGGTTCTCGCTGCTCAATGACTGGTCGGCACGCGACGTCCAGCGATGGGAAATGTTCCCGCTCGGCCCATTCTTGAGCAAGAGCTTCGCAACTTCAGTGTCTGCGTGGGTCGTCACCGCAGAGGCCCTTCTGCCTTTCCGCGCACCAGCGCTGCAACGTCCTGACGGTGACCCGACGCCGCTGCCCTACCTGTTCAACCGACAAGACCAGGCCGACGGAGGCATCGACGTCGCCCTTCGCGTCCTGCTATCGACCAGCAAGATGCGGGCGGCGGCCGAAGTGCCCGTCGAAATCATCGTCTCGAACGCGCGGTACCTGTACTGGACGCCGGCGCAGATGGTGGCCCACCACACCATCAACGGCTGCAACCTGTTACCAGGAGACCTCATTGGGACAGGCACCATCTCCGGCCCGACCGACGCCGAGCTTGGCAGCATGCTCGAACTCACGGTCGGCGCGACCCGGCCTGTCACACTACCGAATGGCGAACGTCGCACTTTCCTGCTCGACGGCGACCAGATTACGCTCTTGGGTCGGTGCGAACGCGCAGGCTTCGTTCCCATCGGCTTCGGCGCCTGCAGCGGCACCATCGTCGGCATACAGGAAGCCGAAGCGGAAATCGAGATTCGCGAGGACGTCGACCGCTTCACCGACAAGTCCGAGGTTGTTTACACCGTTGATGGTGACCCTGGCGCGGCGCCGCCACCCGCCGACAAGTGCGTGACGCTGGCCCGGTGA
- a CDS encoding tautomerase family protein, with translation MPFYQFTVTAGSTSSKYKPQIARAITATHCEVTGGPAEYVNVSFTEVPRENLYQAGEPVSGTRMVGLIRRRPEALKRELLLKLAKAWASATGEPVTDVVMFLVEIPGYQAFENGVLLPEADQDALATRHH, from the coding sequence ATGCCGTTCTACCAGTTCACCGTCACCGCCGGCAGCACCAGCTCGAAATACAAGCCGCAAATTGCCCGGGCCATCACCGCGACGCACTGCGAGGTGACCGGCGGGCCGGCCGAGTACGTCAACGTCTCCTTCACCGAAGTGCCGCGCGAGAACCTGTACCAGGCCGGCGAGCCCGTGAGCGGAACGCGCATGGTCGGACTGATCCGCCGACGACCCGAGGCCTTGAAGCGCGAACTGCTGCTCAAGCTGGCAAAAGCATGGGCTTCCGCGACCGGTGAGCCCGTGACCGACGTGGTTATGTTCCTCGTCGAGATTCCTGGCTACCAAGCCTTCGAAAACGGCGTGCTGCTGCCGGAAGCAGACCAAGACGCGCTGGCGACGCGCCACCACTGA
- a CDS encoding MFS transporter: MGRIAVAGAVGTVIEFYDFTIFGTAAVLVFNEVFFPSLGAAAAIAVALATFGVAFIVRPFGAVLFGHFGDRLGRKNTLVATLLLMGLATVGIGLLPTAEAIGPLAAVLLVALRCIQGLAMGGEWAGASLMTTESAPVNARGKYGMYPQLGPAIGFILSSLTFLLTSATMSHDAFLSWGWRIPFLTSALLIVVGLVIRISLEEPEVFQKKVAKNAGKFPVVDLFREQRREVLLATGSTIAVFGLFYLSITYMATYGTQTLGLSKTTVLLIGMAGGASLALTTILGALWSDKIGRKRVLLIGNLLCLVSSLCLFPIVQGGTAANLLVGIVLLQAATGLAYGPLGAYLPELFAPRYRYTGAGLSYNIATVLGAALTPIVASQLIVSYGPFSVGLYMAGLCAISLAALSLSKETRAPLASADINRPE; the protein is encoded by the coding sequence ATGGGGAGGATAGCCGTGGCCGGCGCCGTCGGCACCGTCATCGAGTTCTACGACTTCACCATCTTCGGTACGGCGGCCGTGCTCGTCTTCAACGAGGTCTTCTTCCCCTCGCTCGGGGCAGCTGCAGCTATCGCGGTGGCGTTGGCTACGTTCGGAGTCGCATTCATAGTCCGCCCGTTCGGCGCCGTCCTCTTCGGTCACTTTGGGGACCGCCTGGGGCGCAAGAACACCCTGGTGGCCACCCTCCTCCTGATGGGCCTGGCGACGGTGGGTATCGGGTTGCTCCCGACCGCAGAGGCGATAGGGCCGCTCGCCGCGGTGCTCCTGGTCGCCTTACGGTGCATCCAGGGTCTCGCCATGGGCGGAGAGTGGGCCGGCGCCAGCCTGATGACCACCGAAAGCGCCCCAGTCAACGCTCGAGGCAAGTACGGGATGTATCCCCAACTGGGGCCGGCGATCGGGTTCATCCTTTCGAGCCTCACATTCTTGCTCACCTCAGCGACGATGAGCCACGATGCCTTCCTGTCATGGGGGTGGCGAATCCCCTTTCTGACAAGCGCCCTGCTCATCGTGGTCGGGCTGGTCATACGCATCTCGCTCGAGGAGCCCGAGGTGTTCCAGAAGAAGGTGGCAAAGAACGCCGGCAAGTTTCCGGTAGTCGACCTGTTTCGCGAGCAGCGTCGTGAAGTCCTTCTTGCGACTGGAAGCACCATCGCTGTGTTCGGTCTCTTCTACCTCAGCATCACTTACATGGCGACCTACGGAACGCAAACGTTGGGGCTGAGCAAGACCACGGTGCTTCTCATCGGGATGGCAGGTGGCGCGTCCTTGGCATTGACCACTATCCTGGGCGCACTCTGGTCAGACAAGATTGGGCGCAAGCGAGTTCTCCTAATCGGAAACCTCCTTTGCCTGGTCAGTTCGCTTTGCCTCTTCCCCATCGTCCAAGGCGGCACAGCGGCAAACCTGCTCGTTGGCATCGTGCTCCTCCAGGCAGCAACGGGCTTGGCCTATGGCCCGCTCGGCGCTTACCTGCCGGAACTCTTCGCTCCCCGCTACCGATACACGGGCGCGGGCCTCTCGTACAACATCGCAACAGTGCTCGGCGCGGCGCTGACACCCATCGTCGCGAGCCAGCTCATCGTCAGCTACGGCCCGTTCTCGGTCGGGCTCTACATGGCAGGGCTTTGCGCCATCTCGCTCGCAGCACTTTCCCTCTCGAAAGAGACCCGCGCACCTCTAGCCAGCGCAGACATCAACAGGCCGGAGTGA
- a CDS encoding tautomerase family protein: MPLVRISLNKKTPAFAHGVADAIHHAMTETIGIPVGDRFQIITQHEAGELIYDPSFYDIQRTDGFIAVQITLAAGRTREVKTNLYRRITELLQERQDVRPQDVFISLLEVAPEDFSLGDGKAQFADALPPHLQKLQATADQSAPHKH; this comes from the coding sequence ATGCCGCTCGTTCGAATTTCGCTCAACAAGAAGACCCCTGCTTTTGCGCACGGCGTCGCCGACGCCATCCATCACGCGATGACCGAGACCATCGGGATCCCGGTCGGTGACCGCTTCCAAATCATCACGCAGCATGAAGCCGGGGAGCTCATCTACGACCCGAGCTTTTACGACATCCAGCGCACCGACGGCTTCATCGCCGTGCAGATAACGCTCGCAGCGGGGCGAACGCGGGAGGTCAAGACCAACCTCTACCGACGAATCACGGAATTGCTCCAAGAGCGTCAAGACGTTCGACCGCAGGACGTCTTCATCAGCCTGCTCGAAGTGGCTCCAGAAGACTTCTCCCTCGGGGACGGCAAAGCGCAGTTCGCGGACGCGCTGCCGCCACATCTCCAGAAGCTCCAAGCCACAGCTGACCAGTCGGCGCCCCACAAGCACTAG
- a CDS encoding GntR family transcriptional regulator, protein MTSYHAMSGDPTSLTFDAYRRLRVEVLSGRLPPGRKLKIQELADEMSVSPGVVREALSRLSSESLVVAIPQRGFRVAPITAEDVHDLTEARVDIETACLKRSLAAGKVAWEADIVAALHLLNRTPHNTVDLSGPWTDAHAQFHEALVSACDSKWLLRVREQLFIQGERYRWINIRMSDADRGLREEHSELAEAAISRNIGLTCELMERHLRLTEELTLRSLASELVPG, encoded by the coding sequence TTGACTTCGTACCACGCCATGTCGGGAGACCCAACGAGCCTTACCTTCGACGCCTACCGCCGCCTGCGAGTTGAAGTGCTATCAGGCCGGCTTCCGCCCGGCCGGAAGCTCAAGATTCAGGAGCTCGCTGACGAGATGAGCGTCAGCCCGGGCGTGGTGAGAGAGGCGCTCTCGCGGCTGTCGTCCGAGAGCCTCGTCGTAGCGATTCCTCAGCGGGGATTTCGAGTGGCGCCAATCACAGCTGAGGACGTCCACGACCTGACCGAAGCCAGGGTCGACATTGAGACGGCATGCCTGAAGCGCTCGCTTGCGGCGGGAAAGGTTGCCTGGGAGGCCGACATCGTTGCTGCGCTGCACCTGCTGAACCGCACCCCGCATAACACGGTGGATTTGAGCGGCCCCTGGACAGACGCCCACGCACAGTTCCATGAAGCTCTGGTTAGCGCCTGCGACAGCAAGTGGCTGTTGCGCGTCCGCGAGCAGTTATTCATTCAAGGCGAACGGTATCGGTGGATAAACATCCGGATGTCCGATGCCGACCGCGGGTTGCGCGAGGAGCACAGCGAACTGGCTGAAGCTGCGATTTCGCGGAACATCGGACTGACGTGTGAACTGATGGAACGTCACCTGCGGCTCACCGAGGAACTTACGCTTCGTTCTCTCGCCAGTGAGCTAGTGCCTGGTTAA